The Mercurialis annua linkage group LG2, ddMerAnnu1.2, whole genome shotgun sequence genome contains a region encoding:
- the LOC126669931 gene encoding classical arabinogalactan protein 25: protein MHHLIFFIIRMASFWFFIASLLITFPLFSSSSAALLNSDSLPLSDPFEELSPDIAPLLPSPGETLPSPAVSSLPTISSTPSPPNPDDDDHWAALGPDSAFSPFPASCASPQSLVNSSVFVGCISYWLLLLLKM, encoded by the coding sequence ATGCACCATTTGATTTTCTTCATCATTAGAATGGCCTCTTTTTGGTTCTTTATTGCATCTTTATTAATAACCTTTCCATTATTTTCTTCATCATCAGCTGCTCTGCTAAATTCGGACTCTCTTCCACTTTCTGATCCTTTCGAAGAACTGTCACCGGATATTGCTCCGCTCCTGCCTTCTCCGGGGGAAACCTTGCCTTCTCCGGCTGTCTCATCTCTGCCGACCATTTCCTCAACTCCGAGCCCACCTAATCCCGATGATGATGATCATTGGGCTGCACTAGGCCCTGATTCTGCATTTTCTCCATTTCCAGCTTCCTGTGCCTCACCTCAAAGTTTAGTGAACTCGAGTGTTTTTGTTGGATGTATATCATATTGGTTACTGCTACTTCTCAAAATGTAA